The Anas acuta chromosome 18, bAnaAcu1.1, whole genome shotgun sequence genome has a segment encoding these proteins:
- the FADS6 gene encoding fatty acid desaturase 6: MPLGDGEVVRRRGQHNSGATGLGGTRGEPHEDGAAPGGSGMEVTAEEPQLGPALGDGDAAAGRGEDAGGGLQPAGKEPEQFGVLGGEESLMAELSERVQKVVKSSSWWERHGVDASILACSLLALPAGFLCLRSARAVPFLAGILILGVVHHTLSVKGSHLASHNALSESKSWGKVWAVFFIELCSAFTAEQATYNHVKLHHGYTNVIGLGDSSTWKLPFLNRYVYMFVAPLAVPIITPLVALGLLRNVGLKEAARTVCCMSLGLYCHYWLLLHASGFQSPWSALLCMLLTRSLLAHPYIHVNIFQHIGLPMFAADRKPKRIHLMSLGVLNLPRNALLDWAFGHSLISCHVEHHLFPGLSDNMCLKIKPVVSQYLKEKKLPYNEDTYGARLRLFLRQYEELMVHAPPITELVGIQ; the protein is encoded by the exons ATGCCGCTGGGGGACGGGGAGGTGGTGAGGCGGAGGGGACAGCACAACAGCGGTGCCACCGGCCtcggggggacacggggggagCCCCACGAGGATGGGGCAGCTCCGGGTGGCAGCGGGATGGAGGTGACAGCAGAGGAACCCCAGCTGGGACCAGCCCTGGGTGATGGGGACGCGGCCGCCGGACGGGGAGAAGATGCTggaggggggctgcagccggcaGGGAAGGAACCGGAGCAGTTTGGGGTGTTGGGGGGCGAGGAGTCCCTCATGGCCGAGCTCTCGGAGCGGGTGCAGAAGGTggtgaagagcagcagctggtgggagCGGCACGGCGTGGACGCCTCCATCCTCGCCTGCAGCCTCCTCGCGCTCCCGGCAG GGTTCCTGTGCCTGCGCTCAGCCCGGGCTGTCCCGTTCCTGGCCGGGATCCTCATCCTCGGCGTGGTGCATCACACCCTGTCCGTGAAGGGCAGCCACCTGGCCAGCCACAACGCCCTCAGCGAGTCCAAGTCATGGGGCAAAGTGTGGGCTGTCTTCTTCATCGAG ctctgctcagctttcACGGCTGAGCAAGCCACCTACAACCACGTGAAGCTCCACCACGGCTACACCAACGTCATCGGCCTGGGGGATTCCAGCACCTGGAAGCTCCCTTTCCTCAACCGCTACGTCTACATGTTCGTGGCACCTCTCGCCGTGCCCATCATAACGCCCCTGGTGGCCCTCG gtttgctgaggaacgTGGGGCTGAAGGAGGCTGCTCGCACCGTGTGCTGCATGTCCCTGGGTCTCTACTGCCACTACTGGCTGCTGCTCCACGCCTCGGGCTTCCAGTCGCCGTGGTCGGCCCTGCTCTGCATGCTGCTCACCCGCTCCCTCCTGGCACACCCCTACATCCACGTCAACATATTCCAG CACATCGGCCTCCCCATGTTCGCGGCCGATCGGAAGCCCAAGCGCATCCACCTGATGAGCCTGGGCGTGCTCAACCTGCCCCGCAACGCCCTGCTCGACTGGGCCTTCGGCCACTCGCTCATCAGCTGCCACGTGGAGCACCACCTCTTCCCCGGCCTGTCCGACAACATGTGCCTCAAG ATCAAACCCGTCGTGTCCCAGTACCTGAAGGAGAAGAAGCTGCCCTACAACGAGGACACCTACGGCGCCAGGCTGCGGCTCTTCCTGCGGCAGTACGAGGAGCTGATGGTCCACGCGCCCCCCATAACGGAGCTGGTGGGCATCCAGTga